In Nymphaea colorata isolate Beijing-Zhang1983 chromosome 3, ASM883128v2, whole genome shotgun sequence, a genomic segment contains:
- the LOC116249939 gene encoding mitochondrial phosphate carrier protein 3, mitochondrial-like has product MSALDFYIACILGGSLSSGLTHAGVTPLDVIKCNMQANPSRHVSMGHTLQKVLSKYGAGALFKGWVPTLLGYSVQGAVKYGLYEFFKVGCAGMAGNHEGRKALVFMVGSAWSELISDVFLCPFEAVKVRVQTHPSFGITFPQAALEIVRSQGFKGLYSGLLPLWGRQIPYSVVKFACFEKTLEGIYKYVLCTPKEECPKGVQLGVSFLAGYVSGVACALVSHPADNLVSLMNNCDGDSVCLALQKMGLVSLCTKGLWLRILMVGTMSGAQWGIYDAFKVMSGQDSLGMPSSEGRKSRRALSDVSAYTACHA; this is encoded by the exons ATGTCTGCGTTGGATTTTTACATTGCTTGCATTCTTGGAGGCTCCCTGAGCTCTGGACTCACTCATGCGGGAGTCACCCCTCTTGATGTCATCAAATGCAATATGCAG GCAAACCCATCAAGGCATGTGAGCATGGGACATACCTTACAGAAGGTGTTGAGCAAATATGGAGCAGGTGCCCTCTTCAAGGGTTGGGTGCCCACTCTGCTTGGGTATAGCGTTCAAGGTGCTGTGAAATATGGGTTGTATGAGTTTTTCAAGGTGGGGTGTGCAGGAATGGCTGGGAATCATGAGGGGCGCAAGGCGCTTGTCTTCATGGTTGGTTCTGCTTGGTCTGAGCTCATATCAGATGTGTTTCTGTGCCCCTTTGAGGCAGTTAAAGTAAGGGTTCAGACCCATCCAAGCTTCGGTATTACCTTCCCACAAGCAGCCCTTGAGATTGTCAGAAGTCAAGGCTTCAAGGG ACTATATAGTGGACTTTTACCTTTATGGGGAAGGCAGATACCAT ACTCGGTGGTGAAGTTTGCATGCTTTGAGAAGACACTAGAAGGGATTTACAAATACGTTTTGTGTACACCAAAGGAGGAGTGTCCAAAGGGGGTGCAGTTGGGGGTAAGCTTCTTGGCAGGCTATGTTTCAGGGGTAGCCTGCGCCTTGGTCTCACACCCTGCTGATAATCTGGTATCCTTGATGAACAACTGTGACGGCGACAGCGTCTGTCTT GCATTGCAGAAGATGGGCCTGGTTTCACTCTGCACAAAAGGCTTGTGGCTCAGAATTCTTATGGTGGGGACTATGAGCGGGGCACAGTGGGGCATATATGACGCTTTCAAGGTCATGAGTGGGCA GGACTCCTTGGGCATGCCTTCATCTGAAGGAAGGAAGTCGAGAAGAGCATTGTCCGACGTTTCGGCCTATACAGCTTGCCATGCTTAA
- the LOC116249523 gene encoding cytoplasmic tRNA 2-thiolation protein 2, whose translation MACRGSADECRGDGFCGSDTIRTSPNIVCSAACNDGRAVASPLCCKCKERPAEAKANQTEDLCGGCLRSSLFAKFKLAVTSHSMINPSDNVLVAFSGGSASRLVLEFVHEMQSKAQKNLEASKDRSLPVFRVGVAFVVESNISVSSPDSSKAVEEVRLIVSNLAPPVKTVHVLSIGSVCSENFDELDGRSRLSELLHFVGDATGKEDFLQYLRMLALQKIAMENGYTKLVLGLCTSKLACHVISATVKGQGYSLPADVQYVDARWGIPVVLPLRDCVSHEITMLCQIEGLTTLKLTQEPHFNINSLVSSFVAKLQEENPSRERTILRTAEKLRPFFFNKLPESEDSERLSFRRRHALQKFKSSGSIASDFLCPICGCPVSEADLQTVRSNLETGLVKGAFFRSICCSSCTFQILPEEESSMDTVYSLLPEEMIRRTKCNGTAGQSWLRKQIEDCLLLQDSDEEHE comes from the exons ATGGCCTGCCGAGGCTCGGCAGACGAGTGCAGAGGCGACGGTTTCTGTGGCAGTGATACAATTAGGACGAGCCCCAACATCGTCTGTTCTGCTGCTTGTAATGATGGTCGTGCCGTGGCTTCTCCCCTTTGCTGCAAGTGCAAGGAGAGACCGGCGGAGGCGAAGGCCAACCAGACGGAGGACCTGTGTGGCGGCTGCCTCCGTTCCTCCCTCTTCGCCAAATTCAAGCTGGCTGTCACCTCCCACTCTATGATTAACCCTTCCGACAACGTCCTTGTTGCCTTCTCGGGCGGCTCCGCTTCCAG GTTGGTTTTAGAATTTGTACATGAGATGCAATCGAAGGCCCAAAAGAATTTAGAAGCTAGTAAAGATAGGTCGTTGCCTGTATTTCGAGTAGGTGTTGCTTTCGTTGTTGAAAGCAACATCTCAGTTTCTTCACCTGATTCAAGCAAAGCTGTTGAAGAAGTGCGGCTTATTGTTTCAAACTTAGCTCCTCCAGTGAAAACGGTTCATGTTTTATCCATCGGTTCTGTGTGctctgaaaattttgatgaactGGATGGAAGAAGCAGATTAAGTGAACTACTTCATTTTGTTGGTGATGCCACTGGGAAAGAAGACTTTTTGCAGTATCTGCGTATGCTAGCTTTGCAGAAA ATTGCTATGGAAAATGGGTACACTAAACTGGTGTTAGGTCTGTGCACATCAAAGCTTGCATGCCACGTGATTTCGGCAACTGTTAAG GGGCAAGGGTACTCTTTACCTGCTGATGTACAATATGTTGATGCTAGATGGGGAATTCCTGTAGTGCTTCCTCTTCGTGACTGTGTCTCACATGAAATAACCATGCTTTGTCAAATTGAGGG TTTAACGACCCTAAAGTTGACTCAAGAGCCTCACTTTAATATTAACAGTCTTGTTTCATCATTTGTTGCAAAGTTACAG GAAGAAAATCCTTCACGAGAACGAACAATTTTAAGAACAGCAGAAAAATTGCgcccatttttctttaataagcTACCAGAAAGTGAAGACTCTGAACGTTTGTCATTCCGAAGACGGCATGCTTTACAGAAGTTCAAGTCTAGTGGTTCCATAGCCTCAGATTTCCTCTGTCCAATATGTGGCTGTCCAGTCAGTGAAGCAGACCTGCAAACTGTAAGAAGCAACTTGGAAACTGGTCTTGTGAAAGGTGCCTTCTTCAGATCCATTTGCTGCTCCAGTTGTACATTCCAGATCCTCCCAGAAGAGGAATCATCGATGGACACCGTCTACTCACTTCTGCCTGAAGAAATGATCAGGAGAACCAAGTGTAATGGAACTGCTGGACAGAGTTGGTTGAG GAAGCAAATTGAAGATTGCTTACTCCTgcaggatagtgatgaagagcATGAATAA